The Thermosynechococcus sp. HN-54 DNA segment TCAGGGGAGTAACTGCCAGAAGCGTAGGCAAGCTCAAGGAAAAATATCCAGCCATACCAAAGTCCCCGTCAGCTTGACTGCTACCTCACAGCCTAGCGATCAAATCTACGTTGTGGAATAGCGAAAACCTAAAGAAATAGAGAAGTATGTACAGTAGTTGGGGAGGTTTTTGTCTGCCTGTCTGAGTGAACAGCAATCAAACCATCTGAATGGCCTTAGCACCTCAACAACCCTCTCTCTACGCCAGTGTGCTTGTGGACTGTCCGGGGGCAAGCGAGGCTTACACTTACCAAGTTCCTGCGGGTTGGTGGGTGCAGGGGGGCGAAGTGGTGGAAGTGCCCTTTGGCGCTCAGGTGGTGCGGGGAATTGTCCTAGAGGGACTGGCAACTGTCCCGCCATCGGTTGATCCACAACGCTTGCGATCGCTCCTTGAAGTGGTGGCTCCGCAGCTGTTTCCCAAAGACTATTGGGCACTCCTAAAACAGATGGCCACCTATTACTGCACACCGTTGATCCAAGTGGTCCGCACCGCCCTACCGCCGGGGGTCTTGGGGCGATCGCAACGACGGGTGCGTCTGCGACCCCATCAGGGGATTCCCCCTCTGTCGGAACAAGGGCAATATCTACTGCGCTTTCTCCAGACCAAGGGCAGTGGGGACTACAGTGTGCGCTACCTCCAGCAACAGCTGCCCAAGGTGCAGCGCGCCCTTGCAGAACTCGAACGCCTTGGCTTGGTGGAAACCTACTTAGCGGCACCCGCCAGTCAACAGCCAAAACAGCAGCAAGCCGTCGTACTCCTCAATAGTGAAGGGGCGACCTTAACCCAGCGGCAGCGCCAAATCCTCCGTTATTTGCAGCAACAGGGTCGCGATTGCTGGCTACAAGAGGTGCTCAAGGCTACGGGCACGACCGCCCAAACGCTCCAGCGCCTTGCTGCCAAAGGATACATTGCCATTGTCGAGCAGCAGCACTGCCGCATTGAACAGGGGGTAGCGGTGACACCGGATCAGCCAAAAACCCTCACCCCTGCCCAAGCCACTGCCCTGCAAGCCATTTCAGAGCACCTAGACGCTGCCCAAACCTTTTTACTGCATGGGGTGACCGGTTCTGGCAAGACGGAAGTGTATCTACAGGCCATTGCGGAGTGCCTGGAGCGAGGGCGATCGGCCTTGCTGTTGGTGCCCGAAATTGGCTTGACGCCCCAATTAACGGATCGAGTGCGCGCCCGCTTTGGGGAACGCCTCTTGGTCTATCACAGTGGCCTCAGTGAGGGGGAGCGTTACGATACTTGGCGGTTGACGCTAGTGCCGGAGCCACGGGTGGTGATTGGCACGCGATCGGCGGTACTGCTGCCCTTAGTGGGCTTGGGTCTGATCATTCTTGATGAAGAGCACGACAGCGGCTACAAACAGGATCAACCTCAGCCCTGCTATCATGCCCGTACGGTTGCTCAATGGCGATCGCGCCAACACCAGTGTCCCCTCATTTTAGGAACCGCTACCCCTGCCCTCAGCACTTGGCAGGCTGCCCAAACCGGCCAGACTCAGCTCCTTTCTCTTCCGCAGCGCATCCACGCTACCCCCCTGCCGCCGATCACGATTGTGGATATGCGCCAAGAATTGCACCGTGGCAACCGTTCCATGCTCAGTCGTCCACTTCAAGAAGCACTGGGAAACCTTCAGGGACGGCAGGCGATTCTCTTTGTGCCGCGGCGGGGGCACAGTACCTTTGTCTCCTGTCGCAGTTGTGGGACGGTTCTCTACTGCCCCCATTGCAGTGTCTCCCTCACTGGGCACTTGTTTGGCGAGGAGATGGAAGTGCTGCGCTGTCACTATTGCAACTACCGTCAGGCGATGCCGCAGCGCTGTCCCAGTTGTGACTCCCCCTATCTCAAGCCCTTTGGTGGCGGCACGCAGCGGGTGGTGAGTGAACTGAATCGCCTCTTGCCGCAGTTGCGAGTACTGCGCTTTGACAGTGATACGACCCAACGGAAGGGTGCCCATCGCCAGTTACTGGCTCAGTTTGCCGCCGGCGCAGCCGATGTGATGGTGGGGACGCAAATGCTGACAAAGGGCATTGATTTGCCCCAAGTGGCACTGGTGGGAATTTTGGCTGCCGATAGCCTGCTGCACCTACCGGATTATCAGGCGGCGGAGCGCACCTTTCAGCTCCTGACTCAAGTGGCGGGGCGATCGGGCCGCGGGGCACACCCCGGTAAAGTGATTCTCCAAACCTATGTGCCGGAGCATCCAGTGATGACAGCCGTCAAGGCCTATGACTGGGACAGCTTTGCTGCCCAGGAGCTAAGTAGCCGTGCCCCCTTGGGCTATCCCCCCTATGCGCAACTGATCCTTCTGCGCTTGAGTCGTCCCGATCCTGAGGAGGTGGCGGCAACGGCACAGGCGATCGCCCAACAGCTCCAGACGTTAGCCCCAGTTTCTCAGGGAGAATGGGAACTCCTTGGCCCTGCCCCCGCCGCGATCGCCAAAATTGCAGGCCGCTACCGCTGGCAAATTTTACTCAAGGGCAAGTCAGGATTAGTGCCGGAACTCAGCCAATTCCTGATGCACCTAAAACAGCAGTGCTCCCGCTCAACCCGCCTCAGTATTGACGTTGACCCCCTGAACTTTCTCTAGGGGAGCTTCAGCCAGCCACCACAGCACCGTCACGGGCACGACTCCCAACCCAAACCCTAGGGTTGCTGGGATCCAAAAGCGTTGATCCAACGAGGTGAGCGTAATCATCGCCCCAAAGGCAAAGTTCACGAGGTACACCACCAAGGGGGTAATGAGTTGTACGCGGTTCACCACCATTGGTTTCGGCCACCAGGTGATCATGGCCAGCCCCATAAATACCGCCCCTGTACCTGTCCATCCCAAAATGTTGCGGTAGGGCATCCCAAAGAACTCACCGACCTCCTGAAATTGCCAGAAGGGAATGGCGGTTTGACTCATGGCCGGATCAAGGACAAAATCCCAAGCCGTTAAAAAGATCGCTCCCAAGCCCACCGTGATCAAGGCTGCCCCCAAACCCACACCTTTGCCTTCCCGCAGGGGACGACTGATGAAGCCACTGTAGGCCAAAAGAAACGTGACTAGTCCCATATAAAACCAAGAGAGGGGAATCGTGAAGGGCACCAGTCCAGCAATTTTGTACCCCAAACCACTGAGGTAGCCATAATGGCCAAAGGGAAAGCCGGTACTGGTGCCTAAAAGTTCACTGGTGAGGGAAATGCCCACCGCTGGCAGCAAAAAGCCAAGCAGTTTACCAAGGCCAAAGTTGCGATAGGTGTGAAGCGCGATCGCCAGCGCGCCAAGGACAATATAAACCACACCCCCACTCCCCATACTCCATTGAAAAAGCTGCTGACCCCACGCGGGCAACGCCAGAATAAACTCGGGATGGGGCACAACGAGGAGTAACCCCGCCAAGCCAAAGGCCATCGCCACAATGTGGCCAATCAGGCACACCTGTTCCGCAACGAAAAGCGCGTTCTTGGGTTTCATAGGGGCAATCTCTAAGGGGCAATCGTTTACAAATGTTAATATCGTAATGTATCACTGTTCTTGGTGTATTCTGCCAACCTTAAAAAGGCAGTTTGATTTCCCCAAGGGCATCATAGGCTGCCAACAACCCTGCCCCCAAGCCAGCACCCAGCGTTAGTCCCCAACTCCAAGGCGCCCCCTCAGAGAATTGAGGACGAAAGTGAAGTGTCTGCCCATAGCCCCGTAAGCGCATTGCTAGATAGATCTGCTGTGCCCGTTCCTCGGCGCGAATGAGAAAGATGCCAATCATCTGTGCCCACGGGCGAAGGCGGCGCCAACTTAAGCGAAATCCCCGCAGAAAGAGTGCCTGCTGCATCTGTGCCAACTGACTCTCTAGCTCAAAAAGATAGCGATACGTCAAGGCCAGCGTATCCACCAACAAGGGGGGTAGCCCCCACCAGCGACAGACCCGCACCCATTCGCTAAACGTTAAGCTTTCTAGCAACACCACGCCAAGAGCAAGACACAATACCAAGCGCCACGTCAGGAGCAGTGCGATCGGCCACGCGGTAACTGCCAAAAGCAACCACAGTCCCAGAAAAAAGAGCCACATCTGCTGGAGACGTTTGCCAAAGCGCTGCCAAGGGAGATGGCTGAGGAGATAGAGGAGCACCACAAGCAAAGTCGCGATCGCCAGACTTTCCAACCGCCGCAAACTACTAATGCAAAAAATCCACAGCAGAATCGCCATCACCCGTGCCGGCGGCGACCAGCAACGAAAGCTCAAGGGTTACGCCCTAATTAATGTGCTGACTACGCAGAAAGCGATCAATATCGTTATTGGCACCAATCACCACCATAATGTCCCCTTTATTGAGCTTCTGGTTGGGACTGGGATTGATCTCAAACTTATCATCAAAGCGCAGGGCAATTAAATTGAGGCCATAGCGACTGCGCAGTTCCACCTCGGCAACCGTACGATTGTGAAATGCCTCGGGCACTTTGACTTCCACAATACTTTTTTCGGGGTCGAGGTCAAACCAATCGAGAATCGCTGGCCGGGTGAGCGATCGCGCCAGTTCGCACCCTGCCTCATATTCTGGAAAGACAACACGATCTGCCCCGACTCGCTCTAGGAGTTTTTTGTGAATCTCTGAGGAAGCCTTGGCAATGACATTGGGGACACCAGCCTCCTTCAGGTTGAGTGTGGTAATAATACTGGCGTCCACATGGTTGCCAATAGCCACAATCACCGTTTCAAACTCAAAAAGCCCCGCCTCCTTGAGCGCTTGAGGATCTGTGGAATCCAATTGAATTGCATGATCGACAATGTGATCTTGGAGCACTTGATTGACCAAACGCTCTTGATTGTCACTTCCGAGTACCTCATAGCCCATCCCGTGCAAGGTTTCGCATACCCCTCGGCCAAAGCGTCCTAGGCCAATGACA contains these protein-coding regions:
- the priA gene encoding primosomal protein N', translating into MALAPQQPSLYASVLVDCPGASEAYTYQVPAGWWVQGGEVVEVPFGAQVVRGIVLEGLATVPPSVDPQRLRSLLEVVAPQLFPKDYWALLKQMATYYCTPLIQVVRTALPPGVLGRSQRRVRLRPHQGIPPLSEQGQYLLRFLQTKGSGDYSVRYLQQQLPKVQRALAELERLGLVETYLAAPASQQPKQQQAVVLLNSEGATLTQRQRQILRYLQQQGRDCWLQEVLKATGTTAQTLQRLAAKGYIAIVEQQHCRIEQGVAVTPDQPKTLTPAQATALQAISEHLDAAQTFLLHGVTGSGKTEVYLQAIAECLERGRSALLLVPEIGLTPQLTDRVRARFGERLLVYHSGLSEGERYDTWRLTLVPEPRVVIGTRSAVLLPLVGLGLIILDEEHDSGYKQDQPQPCYHARTVAQWRSRQHQCPLILGTATPALSTWQAAQTGQTQLLSLPQRIHATPLPPITIVDMRQELHRGNRSMLSRPLQEALGNLQGRQAILFVPRRGHSTFVSCRSCGTVLYCPHCSVSLTGHLFGEEMEVLRCHYCNYRQAMPQRCPSCDSPYLKPFGGGTQRVVSELNRLLPQLRVLRFDSDTTQRKGAHRQLLAQFAAGAADVMVGTQMLTKGIDLPQVALVGILAADSLLHLPDYQAAERTFQLLTQVAGRSGRGAHPGKVILQTYVPEHPVMTAVKAYDWDSFAAQELSSRAPLGYPPYAQLILLRLSRPDPEEVAATAQAIAQQLQTLAPVSQGEWELLGPAPAAIAKIAGRYRWQILLKGKSGLVPELSQFLMHLKQQCSRSTRLSIDVDPLNFL
- the cruF gene encoding gamma-carotene 1'-hydroxylase CruF, whose protein sequence is MKPKNALFVAEQVCLIGHIVAMAFGLAGLLLVVPHPEFILALPAWGQQLFQWSMGSGGVVYIVLGALAIALHTYRNFGLGKLLGFLLPAVGISLTSELLGTSTGFPFGHYGYLSGLGYKIAGLVPFTIPLSWFYMGLVTFLLAYSGFISRPLREGKGVGLGAALITVGLGAIFLTAWDFVLDPAMSQTAIPFWQFQEVGEFFGMPYRNILGWTGTGAVFMGLAMITWWPKPMVVNRVQLITPLVVYLVNFAFGAMITLTSLDQRFWIPATLGFGLGVVPVTVLWWLAEAPLEKVQGVNVNTEAG
- a CDS encoding energy-coupling factor transporter transmembrane protein EcfT, with the protein product MSFRCWSPPARVMAILLWIFCISSLRRLESLAIATLLVVLLYLLSHLPWQRFGKRLQQMWLFFLGLWLLLAVTAWPIALLLTWRLVLCLALGVVLLESLTFSEWVRVCRWWGLPPLLVDTLALTYRYLFELESQLAQMQQALFLRGFRLSWRRLRPWAQMIGIFLIRAEERAQQIYLAMRLRGYGQTLHFRPQFSEGAPWSWGLTLGAGLGAGLLAAYDALGEIKLPF
- a CDS encoding TrkA family potassium uptake protein is translated as MVDLGAMLFRGRGVKLSQQFAVIGLGRFGRGVCETLHGMGYEVLGSDNQERLVNQVLQDHIVDHAIQLDSTDPQALKEAGLFEFETVIVAIGNHVDASIITTLNLKEAGVPNVIAKASSEIHKKLLERVGADRVVFPEYEAGCELARSLTRPAILDWFDLDPEKSIVEVKVPEAFHNRTVAEVELRSRYGLNLIALRFDDKFEINPSPNQKLNKGDIMVVIGANNDIDRFLRSQHIN